The following proteins are co-located in the Elusimicrobiaceae bacterium genome:
- a CDS encoding glycosyltransferase family 2 protein: protein MKETQKVDLSVVLPCLNEEKSIVSCIEEIKEICDKAGLNYEIVVADNGSTDKSAELAEKAGARVAHIEKRGYGSAVNGGILAARGEIVVFADSDCSYPFSKIPQLIQPVQAGQADMVLGNRLDGFIEEGAMPFLNRYFGTPALSFMIRLLYPIKVYDCNGGMRALRKSEYPRLKLRQPGMEYASEMLIRAGQVGLKYMEIPIGLRCAHAAHVPHLRRWRDGWRHLKAIVLGKFKKYE from the coding sequence ATGAAAGAAACTCAAAAAGTAGATCTCAGTGTTGTTTTGCCTTGTTTAAATGAAGAAAAGTCTATCGTTTCTTGTATTGAAGAAATCAAAGAAATCTGTGATAAGGCGGGATTGAATTATGAAATTGTGGTGGCCGATAACGGCTCTACCGATAAAAGTGCAGAACTGGCCGAAAAAGCCGGCGCGCGTGTGGCCCATATTGAAAAAAGAGGCTATGGCTCTGCCGTAAACGGCGGTATTTTGGCAGCACGAGGCGAGATTGTGGTGTTTGCCGATTCAGACTGCTCTTATCCCTTTTCCAAAATTCCTCAACTTATCCAACCGGTGCAAGCAGGACAAGCAGATATGGTGCTGGGCAACCGTTTAGACGGATTTATTGAAGAAGGGGCCATGCCCTTTTTGAACCGTTATTTCGGCACACCGGCTCTTTCTTTTATGATACGTCTGCTCTATCCTATTAAAGTGTATGATTGCAATGGCGGTATGCGTGCTTTGCGTAAGAGTGAATATCCCCGTTTAAAACTTCGTCAACCGGGAATGGAGTATGCCAGCGAAATGCTGATTCGCGCCGGACAAGTGGGACTAAAATATATGGAGATCCCCATTGGCTTGCGTTGTGCCCATGCCGCGCACGTGCCTCATTTGCGCCGTTGGAGAGACGGCTGGAGGCATTTAAAAGCCATTGTTTTGGGGAAGTTTAAAAAATACGAATGA
- a CDS encoding TatD family nuclease-associated radical SAM protein produces MSERTIVYRFKNGIYINLTNRCPNLCTFCIKTKWAMRFDGHNLDLAGIEPSAEEILNLLEKELAQAPAQEIVFCGYGEPTMRLDIVLSVGRALKKHPAYPSFKIRLNTNGLGNLINRRNIVPELKTAVDIVYISLNAENETLWKQLLRPAPEYENGYASVKDFIQSCAQAGFDRVAASCVENTGADPQAVKEVALSLGADFNDREYLK; encoded by the coding sequence ATGTCTGAAAGAACTATTGTGTACCGTTTTAAAAATGGAATTTATATCAATTTAACCAACCGCTGCCCAAACTTATGCACTTTTTGCATCAAAACCAAGTGGGCCATGCGTTTTGACGGACACAATTTGGACCTTGCCGGAATAGAGCCTTCTGCTGAGGAAATATTGAATTTACTTGAGAAAGAATTGGCCCAAGCCCCTGCGCAGGAAATTGTTTTCTGCGGATATGGAGAGCCGACCATGCGCCTAGACATCGTGCTTAGCGTTGGTCGTGCCCTTAAAAAACACCCTGCTTATCCTTCTTTTAAAATCCGCTTAAACACCAACGGTTTAGGTAATTTAATTAACAGAAGAAACATTGTGCCGGAGTTAAAAACGGCGGTGGATATCGTCTATATAAGTCTAAACGCAGAAAATGAAACCCTGTGGAAACAGCTTCTCCGTCCGGCGCCTGAATATGAAAACGGATATGCTTCTGTCAAAGATTTTATCCAATCTTGCGCCCAAGCCGGTTTTGACAGAGTGGCTGCCAGCTGTGTGGAAAACACCGGTGCAGATCCGCAAGCGGTGAAAGAGGTGGCCTTATCTTTGGGGGCAGATTTTAATGATCGGGAGTACTTAAAATGA
- a CDS encoding glycogen-binding domain-containing protein produces MSSKKPGQLFVFFLLLLSAALTAFFVVAEDFYVYTADSIDTAAQSATLDKDDLKTLAATPGETLNTDIRFRNFFITDTRAKRVELHADFNNWGENPIVLKPYSRGYFEISLALPVGEYQYVFHIDGKDVLDPNNLDRTDINGRTVCIKTIK; encoded by the coding sequence ATGAGCAGCAAAAAACCGGGCCAACTATTTGTATTTTTTTTACTGCTTTTGAGTGCGGCACTGACTGCCTTTTTTGTAGTGGCGGAAGACTTCTACGTTTATACGGCAGATTCCATTGATACGGCTGCACAATCGGCCACTTTAGACAAAGATGATTTAAAAACTTTAGCTGCCACACCGGGTGAAACCTTAAATACAGATATCAGATTTAGAAATTTCTTTATCACCGATACGCGCGCCAAACGGGTTGAGTTGCACGCTGATTTTAATAATTGGGGAGAAAACCCTATTGTTTTAAAACCTTATTCGCGCGGATATTTTGAAATTTCTTTAGCCTTACCTGTAGGGGAGTATCAATATGTTTTTCATATTGACGGAAAAGACGTATTAGACCCTAATAATTTAGACCGTACAGACATCAACGGACGTACCGTCTGTATCAAAACGATAAAATAA
- the tsaE gene encoding tRNA (adenosine(37)-N6)-threonylcarbamoyltransferase complex ATPase subunit type 1 TsaE has translation MIEKTIYTSSTEETLSLAHHCAQMLKGGEIIFLRGPIGAGKTVFVKGIAKSLGLKSSPTSASFSLMKKYHNKKHTLFHIDLFRLCEGEVFNLGFEEMLEDEKAIILAEWPDPIAQMMPKDRLEMDFVLQADDKRAITMRSFGRVSTTLAEELCKINAK, from the coding sequence ATGATAGAAAAAACCATTTACACTTCTTCTACAGAAGAAACTTTATCTTTGGCTCATCACTGCGCCCAAATGCTCAAAGGCGGAGAAATCATTTTTTTACGCGGGCCCATCGGGGCTGGAAAAACGGTATTTGTAAAAGGGATTGCTAAATCCTTAGGACTTAAAAGTTCCCCCACCAGTGCTAGTTTTAGCCTGATGAAAAAATACCACAACAAAAAACATACCTTGTTTCATATTGATTTATTCCGTCTTTGCGAAGGAGAAGTATTTAATCTGGGATTTGAGGAAATGTTGGAAGACGAAAAAGCCATTATCTTGGCTGAATGGCCGGACCCGATTGCCCAAATGATGCCCAAAGACCGTTTGGAAATGGATTTTGTACTGCAAGCAGATGACAAAAGAGCCATTACTATGCGTTCTTTTGGACGGGTCTCAACAACACTGGCGGAGGAATTATGCAAGATAAACGCAAAATAA